A DNA window from Arachis hypogaea cultivar Tifrunner chromosome 18, arahy.Tifrunner.gnm2.J5K5, whole genome shotgun sequence contains the following coding sequences:
- the LOC112772162 gene encoding uncharacterized protein isoform X11: MVTVVSGNDQREGNAVAVLESTGSKGSVLVNGTLVKKSTSCVLNSGDEVVFGLLGNHAYVFQQLHPETAVKGAEVQSGGGKLLQIEKRTGDPSAVAGASILASLSSFRQDLTRWKSPSQSASKPHQGTDVSESELDGMEGNSTPNEGTDKATDTGASDKNSPMDCDPDDAVTEAGNVLEERNGARDTQAASSSGTSVRCAVFKEDLHAAILDGKNLDVSFDNFPYYLSENTKNVLVAACFIHLKNKEHVKYTTDFTTINPRVLLSGPAGSEIYQEMLAKALAKYFGAKLLIFDSHLLLGGLSSKEAELLKEGSNAEKSCICTKQSPTATDGARSMDPSTSEPDTPSSSNAPTFGIESQPKMEIDSAPSTSGASKSGTFKLGDRVKYSFSSSGSLYQTSSRYRGPSNGSRGKVVLLFDDNPLSKIGVRFDKPITDGVDLGGACEAGQGFFCNASDLRLENTIVEELDKLLINTLFEVVNSESRSTPFILFMKDAEKSIVVNGDPYYFKSKLEKLPDNVVVIGAHTHTDSRKEKSHPGGLLFTKFGSNQTALLDLAFPDSFGRLHDRGKEVPKPNKTLTKLFPNKVTIHMPQDEALLASWKQQLDRDVETLKIKGNLHQLRSVLSRCGMECEGLETVCIKDQTLTNENAEKIVGWALSHHLMQNSEADPDAKLVLSCESIQYGIGILQSIQNESKSLKKSLKDIVTENEFEKRLLADVIPPSDIGVTFDDIGALENVKDTLKELVMLPLQRPELFCKGQLTKPCKGILLFGPPGTGKTMLAKAVATEAGANFINISMSSITSKWFGEGEKYVKAVFSLASKIAPSVIFVDEVDSMLGRRENPGEHEAMRKMKNEFMVNWDGLRTKDTERVLVLAATNRPFDLDEAVIRRLPRRLMVNLPDAPNRAKILKVILAKEDLSSDIDFDAIANMTEGYSGSDLKNLCVTAAHRPIKEILEKEKKEHAAALAEGRPAPALSGSSDIRSLNMEDFKHAHQQVCASVSSESINMTELSQWNDLYGEGGSRVKKALSYFM, encoded by the exons ATGGTTACTGTTGTTTCTGGAAATGACCAGCGTGAGGGGAATGCTGTAGCTGTGCTTGAAAGTACTGGCAGCAAAGGATCTGTGCTAGTAAATGGAACGCTCGTCAAGAAGAGTACCAGCTGTGTGCTTAACTCGGGTGATGAGGTGGTTTTTGGTTTGCTGGGAAATCATGCTTAT GTTTTTCAGCAACTGCATCCTGAAACCGCAGTTAAGGGTGCAGAAGTTCAGAGTGGTGGTGGGAAGTTACTGCAGATTGAAAAGAGAACAGGTGACCCTTCAGCCGTAGCTGGGGCTTCTATTTTGGCTTCTTTGTCTAGCTTTAGGCAGGATCTTACAAGATGGAAGTCTCCATCTCAGTCTGCCAGTAAGCCTCACCAGGGTACTGACGTTTCAGAGAGTGAGCTCGATGGCATGGAAGGCAACTCAACTCCAAATGAAGGGACTGACAAAGCCACTGATACTGGAGCAAGCGACAAGAATTCTCCTATGGATTGCGATCCAGATGATGCAGTCACAGAGGCAGGCAAT GTGTTGGAAGAAAGAAACGGAGCGAGGGATACACAAGCTGCATCATCTTCGGGTACATCTGTGCGCTGTGCAGTTTTTAAAGAAGATCTTCATGCTGCAATACTGGACGGGAAAAACCTAGATGTGTCCTTTGACAACTTCCCATATTATTTGAG TGAGAATACAAAAAATGTCTTGGTTGCAGCTTGCTTTATACACCTGAAAAATAAGGAACATGTAAAGTACACAACAGATTTTACAACCATAAACCCCCGAGTTCTGCTCTCAGGACCTGCAG GATCAGAAATATATCAGGAAATGTTGGCAAAAGCACTTGCAAAATATTTTGGAGCTAAATTGCTTATATTTGATAGCCATTTACTTCTGGGT GGTTTATCTTCCAAGGAAGCTGAGTTGCTCAAAGAGGGATCCAATGCTGAGAAATCATGCATCTGCACTAAACAAAGTCCTACAGCTACAGATGGGGCTCGTAGTATGGATCCATCAACTAGTGAACCTGATACGCCTAGCTCCTCAAATGCACCTACATTTGGCATTGAGTCTCAACCTAAGATGGAAATTGATAGCGCACCTTCTACCTCCGGAGCCTCTAAGAGTGGTACATTTAAGCTGG GGGATCGGGTAAAATATAGCTTTTCATCTTCTGGTAGCCTTTATCAGACATCTTCAAGGTACAG GGGGCCATCTAATGGAAGTCGGGGGAAGGTTGTCTTACTTTTTGATGATAATCCCTTGTCAAAAATTGGTGTAAGATTTGATAAACCCATAACTGATGGAGTTGATCTTGGAGGTGCCTGTGAGGCTGGTCAAGGATTTTTCTGCAACG CAAGTGATCTTCGTTTGGAAAACACTATTGTTGAAGAACTGGACAAATTACTTATTAATACATTGTTTGAG GTTGTGAATAGTGAGAGCAGAAGTACGCCTTTCATTTTGTTCATGAAAGACGCAGAGAAGTCTATAGTAGTTAACGGGGATCCATATTACTTTAAAAGTAAGCTTGAAAAGCTTCCTGACAACGTGGTCGTAATAGGTGCACACACGCACACTGACAGCCGAAAGGAGAAG TCACATCCTGGAGGTTTGCTTTTTACAAAGTTTGGGAGCAATCAGACTGCGCTACTTGACTTGGCTTTCCCT GATAGTTTTGGAAGATTACATGACAGAGGCAAAGAAGTACCTAAACCAAACAAAACTTTGACTAAGCTTTTCCCAAATAAAGTTACAATTCATATGCCACAG gatgAGGCACTTTTAGCATCTTGGAAGCAGCAACTTGATCGAGACGTTGAGACTCtcaaaatcaaaggaaatttGCATCAATTGCGCTCT GTTTTGAGCCGTTGTGGGATGGAGTGTGAAGGACTTGAGACCGTGTGCATTAAGGATCAGACACTTACAAATGAAA ATGCAGAAAAGATAGTTGGTTGGGCTTTGAGCCATCACCTCATGCAGAATTCTGAAGCTGATCCTGATGCAAAGCTTGTTCTATCTTGTGAGAG CATCCAGTATGGTATTGGGATCTTACAGTCTATCCAAAATGAGTCAAAGAGCCTAAAGAAGTCTCTTAAG GACATTGTAACAGAAAACGAGTTTGAAAAGAGGCTTTTAGCCGATGTTATTCCACCTAGTGACATTGGTGTTACTTTTGATGATATTGGAGCTCTTGAAAATGTCAAGGATACGCTGAAGGAGTTAGTGATGCTTCCTTTACAAAGGCCTGAGCTCTTTTGCAAGGGGCAATTAACCAAG CCGTGCAAGGGCATCTTATTATTTGGGCCCCCTGGAACAGGTAAGACAATGCTTGCAAAGGCAGTTGCTACTGAAGCTGGTGCAAACTTCATCAACATTTCCATGTCAAGCATCACATCCAAG TGGTTTGGTGAGGGTGAGAAATATGTAAAAGCTGTTTTCTCCCTGGCAAGTAAAATTGCACCTAGTGTTATATTTGTTGATGAG GTTGATAGCATGTTGGGCCGAAGGGAAAATCCTGGGGAGCATGAGGCCATgcgaaaaatgaaaaatgaatttaTGGTGAACTGGGATGGCTTACGTACAAAGGATACCGAGCGAGTTCTTGTGCTTGCAGCCACTAATAGGCCTTTTGACCTTGATGAGGCTGTCATAAGGAGGCTGCCACGAAG ATTAATGGTAAATTTGCCAGATGCTCCTAATAGAGCAAAGATATTGAAAGTTATATTGGCAAAAGAGGACTTGTCTTCCGATATTGATTTTGATGCAATCGCAAATATGACCGAGGGGTATTCCGGAAGTGATCTTAAG AATTTGTGTGTAACTGCTGCGCACCGTCCGATTAAAGAGATATTagaaaaggagaaaaag GAGCATGCTGCTGCTCTGGCAGAGGGTAGACCTGCTCCAGCATTAAGTGGAAGTTCCGATATCAGGTCACTAAACATGGAAGACTTTAAACATGCTCATCAACAG GTATGTGCGAGTGTGTCCTCTGAATCCATAAATATGACTGAGCTTTCGCAATGGAATGATCTATACGGTGAAGGTGGTTCAAGAGTAAAGAAAGCACTTAGTTACTTCATGTGA
- the LOC112772162 gene encoding uncharacterized protein isoform X12: protein MVTVVSGNDQREGNAVAVLESTGSKGSVLVNGTLVKKSTSCVLNSGDEVVFGLLGNHAYVFQQLHPETAVKGAEVQSGGGKLLQIEKRTGDPSAVAGASILASLSSFRQDLTRWKSPSQSASKPHQGTDVSESELDGMEGNSTPNEGTDKATDTGASDKNSPMDCDPDDAVTEAGNVLEERNGARDTQAASSSGTSVRCAVFKEDLHAAILDGKNLDVSFDNFPYYLSENTKNVLVAACFIHLKNKEHVKYTTDFTTINPRVLLSGPAGSEIYQEMLAKALAKYFGAKLLIFDSHLLLGGLSSKEAELLKEGSNAEKSCICTKQSPTATDGARSMDPSTSEPDTPSSSNAPTFGIESQPKMEIDSAPSTSGASKSGTFKLGDRVKYSFSSSGSLYQTSSRGPSNGSRGKVVLLFDDNPLSKIGVRFDKPITDGVDLGGACEAGQGFFCNASDLRLENTIVEELDKLLINTLFEVVNSESRSTPFILFMKDAEKSIVVNGDPYYFKSKLEKLPDNVVVIGAHTHTDSRKEKSHPGGLLFTKFGSNQTALLDLAFPDSFGRLHDRGKEVPKPNKTLTKLFPNKVTIHMPQDEALLASWKQQLDRDVETLKIKGNLHQLRSVLSRCGMECEGLETVCIKDQTLTNENAEKIVGWALSHHLMQNSEADPDAKLVLSCESIQYGIGILQSIQNESKSLKKSLKDIVTENEFEKRLLADVIPPSDIGVTFDDIGALENVKDTLKELVMLPLQRPELFCKGQLTKPCKGILLFGPPGTGKTMLAKAVATEAGANFINISMSSITSKWFGEGEKYVKAVFSLASKIAPSVIFVDEVDSMLGRRENPGEHEAMRKMKNEFMVNWDGLRTKDTERVLVLAATNRPFDLDEAVIRRLPRRLMVNLPDAPNRAKILKVILAKEDLSSDIDFDAIANMTEGYSGSDLKNLCVTAAHRPIKEILEKEKKEHAAALAEGRPAPALSGSSDIRSLNMEDFKHAHQQVCASVSSESINMTELSQWNDLYGEGGSRVKKALSYFM from the exons ATGGTTACTGTTGTTTCTGGAAATGACCAGCGTGAGGGGAATGCTGTAGCTGTGCTTGAAAGTACTGGCAGCAAAGGATCTGTGCTAGTAAATGGAACGCTCGTCAAGAAGAGTACCAGCTGTGTGCTTAACTCGGGTGATGAGGTGGTTTTTGGTTTGCTGGGAAATCATGCTTAT GTTTTTCAGCAACTGCATCCTGAAACCGCAGTTAAGGGTGCAGAAGTTCAGAGTGGTGGTGGGAAGTTACTGCAGATTGAAAAGAGAACAGGTGACCCTTCAGCCGTAGCTGGGGCTTCTATTTTGGCTTCTTTGTCTAGCTTTAGGCAGGATCTTACAAGATGGAAGTCTCCATCTCAGTCTGCCAGTAAGCCTCACCAGGGTACTGACGTTTCAGAGAGTGAGCTCGATGGCATGGAAGGCAACTCAACTCCAAATGAAGGGACTGACAAAGCCACTGATACTGGAGCAAGCGACAAGAATTCTCCTATGGATTGCGATCCAGATGATGCAGTCACAGAGGCAGGCAAT GTGTTGGAAGAAAGAAACGGAGCGAGGGATACACAAGCTGCATCATCTTCGGGTACATCTGTGCGCTGTGCAGTTTTTAAAGAAGATCTTCATGCTGCAATACTGGACGGGAAAAACCTAGATGTGTCCTTTGACAACTTCCCATATTATTTGAG TGAGAATACAAAAAATGTCTTGGTTGCAGCTTGCTTTATACACCTGAAAAATAAGGAACATGTAAAGTACACAACAGATTTTACAACCATAAACCCCCGAGTTCTGCTCTCAGGACCTGCAG GATCAGAAATATATCAGGAAATGTTGGCAAAAGCACTTGCAAAATATTTTGGAGCTAAATTGCTTATATTTGATAGCCATTTACTTCTGGGT GGTTTATCTTCCAAGGAAGCTGAGTTGCTCAAAGAGGGATCCAATGCTGAGAAATCATGCATCTGCACTAAACAAAGTCCTACAGCTACAGATGGGGCTCGTAGTATGGATCCATCAACTAGTGAACCTGATACGCCTAGCTCCTCAAATGCACCTACATTTGGCATTGAGTCTCAACCTAAGATGGAAATTGATAGCGCACCTTCTACCTCCGGAGCCTCTAAGAGTGGTACATTTAAGCTGG GGGATCGGGTAAAATATAGCTTTTCATCTTCTGGTAGCCTTTATCAGACATCTTCAAG GGGGCCATCTAATGGAAGTCGGGGGAAGGTTGTCTTACTTTTTGATGATAATCCCTTGTCAAAAATTGGTGTAAGATTTGATAAACCCATAACTGATGGAGTTGATCTTGGAGGTGCCTGTGAGGCTGGTCAAGGATTTTTCTGCAACG CAAGTGATCTTCGTTTGGAAAACACTATTGTTGAAGAACTGGACAAATTACTTATTAATACATTGTTTGAG GTTGTGAATAGTGAGAGCAGAAGTACGCCTTTCATTTTGTTCATGAAAGACGCAGAGAAGTCTATAGTAGTTAACGGGGATCCATATTACTTTAAAAGTAAGCTTGAAAAGCTTCCTGACAACGTGGTCGTAATAGGTGCACACACGCACACTGACAGCCGAAAGGAGAAG TCACATCCTGGAGGTTTGCTTTTTACAAAGTTTGGGAGCAATCAGACTGCGCTACTTGACTTGGCTTTCCCT GATAGTTTTGGAAGATTACATGACAGAGGCAAAGAAGTACCTAAACCAAACAAAACTTTGACTAAGCTTTTCCCAAATAAAGTTACAATTCATATGCCACAG gatgAGGCACTTTTAGCATCTTGGAAGCAGCAACTTGATCGAGACGTTGAGACTCtcaaaatcaaaggaaatttGCATCAATTGCGCTCT GTTTTGAGCCGTTGTGGGATGGAGTGTGAAGGACTTGAGACCGTGTGCATTAAGGATCAGACACTTACAAATGAAA ATGCAGAAAAGATAGTTGGTTGGGCTTTGAGCCATCACCTCATGCAGAATTCTGAAGCTGATCCTGATGCAAAGCTTGTTCTATCTTGTGAGAG CATCCAGTATGGTATTGGGATCTTACAGTCTATCCAAAATGAGTCAAAGAGCCTAAAGAAGTCTCTTAAG GACATTGTAACAGAAAACGAGTTTGAAAAGAGGCTTTTAGCCGATGTTATTCCACCTAGTGACATTGGTGTTACTTTTGATGATATTGGAGCTCTTGAAAATGTCAAGGATACGCTGAAGGAGTTAGTGATGCTTCCTTTACAAAGGCCTGAGCTCTTTTGCAAGGGGCAATTAACCAAG CCGTGCAAGGGCATCTTATTATTTGGGCCCCCTGGAACAGGTAAGACAATGCTTGCAAAGGCAGTTGCTACTGAAGCTGGTGCAAACTTCATCAACATTTCCATGTCAAGCATCACATCCAAG TGGTTTGGTGAGGGTGAGAAATATGTAAAAGCTGTTTTCTCCCTGGCAAGTAAAATTGCACCTAGTGTTATATTTGTTGATGAG GTTGATAGCATGTTGGGCCGAAGGGAAAATCCTGGGGAGCATGAGGCCATgcgaaaaatgaaaaatgaatttaTGGTGAACTGGGATGGCTTACGTACAAAGGATACCGAGCGAGTTCTTGTGCTTGCAGCCACTAATAGGCCTTTTGACCTTGATGAGGCTGTCATAAGGAGGCTGCCACGAAG ATTAATGGTAAATTTGCCAGATGCTCCTAATAGAGCAAAGATATTGAAAGTTATATTGGCAAAAGAGGACTTGTCTTCCGATATTGATTTTGATGCAATCGCAAATATGACCGAGGGGTATTCCGGAAGTGATCTTAAG AATTTGTGTGTAACTGCTGCGCACCGTCCGATTAAAGAGATATTagaaaaggagaaaaag GAGCATGCTGCTGCTCTGGCAGAGGGTAGACCTGCTCCAGCATTAAGTGGAAGTTCCGATATCAGGTCACTAAACATGGAAGACTTTAAACATGCTCATCAACAG GTATGTGCGAGTGTGTCCTCTGAATCCATAAATATGACTGAGCTTTCGCAATGGAATGATCTATACGGTGAAGGTGGTTCAAGAGTAAAGAAAGCACTTAGTTACTTCATGTGA
- the LOC112772162 gene encoding uncharacterized protein isoform X15, protein MVTVVSGNDQREGNAVAVLESTGSKGSVLVNGTLVKKSTSCVLNSGDEVVFGLLGNHAYVFQQLHPETAVKGAEVQSGGGKLLQIEKRTESELDGMEGNSTPNEGTDKATDTGASDKNSPMDCDPDDAVTEAGNVLEERNGARDTQAASSSGTSVRCAVFKEDLHAAILDGKNLDVSFDNFPYYLSENTKNVLVAACFIHLKNKEHVKYTTDFTTINPRVLLSGPAGSEIYQEMLAKALAKYFGAKLLIFDSHLLLGGLSSKEAELLKEGSNAEKSCICTKQSPTATDGARSMDPSTSEPDTPSSSNAPTFGIESQPKMEIDSAPSTSGASKSGTFKLGDRVKYSFSSSGSLYQTSSRGPSNGSRGKVVLLFDDNPLSKIGVRFDKPITDGVDLGGACEAGQGFFCNASDLRLENTIVEELDKLLINTLFEVVNSESRSTPFILFMKDAEKSIVVNGDPYYFKSKLEKLPDNVVVIGAHTHTDSRKEKSHPGGLLFTKFGSNQTALLDLAFPDSFGRLHDRGKEVPKPNKTLTKLFPNKVTIHMPQDEALLASWKQQLDRDVETLKIKGNLHQLRSVLSRCGMECEGLETVCIKDQTLTNENAEKIVGWALSHHLMQNSEADPDAKLVLSCESIQYGIGILQSIQNESKSLKKSLKDIVTENEFEKRLLADVIPPSDIGVTFDDIGALENVKDTLKELVMLPLQRPELFCKGQLTKPCKGILLFGPPGTGKTMLAKAVATEAGANFINISMSSITSKWFGEGEKYVKAVFSLASKIAPSVIFVDEVDSMLGRRENPGEHEAMRKMKNEFMVNWDGLRTKDTERVLVLAATNRPFDLDEAVIRRLPRRLMVNLPDAPNRAKILKVILAKEDLSSDIDFDAIANMTEGYSGSDLKNLCVTAAHRPIKEILEKEKKEHAAALAEGRPAPALSGSSDIRSLNMEDFKHAHQQVCASVSSESINMTELSQWNDLYGEGGSRVKKALSYFM, encoded by the exons ATGGTTACTGTTGTTTCTGGAAATGACCAGCGTGAGGGGAATGCTGTAGCTGTGCTTGAAAGTACTGGCAGCAAAGGATCTGTGCTAGTAAATGGAACGCTCGTCAAGAAGAGTACCAGCTGTGTGCTTAACTCGGGTGATGAGGTGGTTTTTGGTTTGCTGGGAAATCATGCTTAT GTTTTTCAGCAACTGCATCCTGAAACCGCAGTTAAGGGTGCAGAAGTTCAGAGTGGTGGTGGGAAGTTACTGCAGATTGAAAAGAGAACAG AGAGTGAGCTCGATGGCATGGAAGGCAACTCAACTCCAAATGAAGGGACTGACAAAGCCACTGATACTGGAGCAAGCGACAAGAATTCTCCTATGGATTGCGATCCAGATGATGCAGTCACAGAGGCAGGCAAT GTGTTGGAAGAAAGAAACGGAGCGAGGGATACACAAGCTGCATCATCTTCGGGTACATCTGTGCGCTGTGCAGTTTTTAAAGAAGATCTTCATGCTGCAATACTGGACGGGAAAAACCTAGATGTGTCCTTTGACAACTTCCCATATTATTTGAG TGAGAATACAAAAAATGTCTTGGTTGCAGCTTGCTTTATACACCTGAAAAATAAGGAACATGTAAAGTACACAACAGATTTTACAACCATAAACCCCCGAGTTCTGCTCTCAGGACCTGCAG GATCAGAAATATATCAGGAAATGTTGGCAAAAGCACTTGCAAAATATTTTGGAGCTAAATTGCTTATATTTGATAGCCATTTACTTCTGGGT GGTTTATCTTCCAAGGAAGCTGAGTTGCTCAAAGAGGGATCCAATGCTGAGAAATCATGCATCTGCACTAAACAAAGTCCTACAGCTACAGATGGGGCTCGTAGTATGGATCCATCAACTAGTGAACCTGATACGCCTAGCTCCTCAAATGCACCTACATTTGGCATTGAGTCTCAACCTAAGATGGAAATTGATAGCGCACCTTCTACCTCCGGAGCCTCTAAGAGTGGTACATTTAAGCTGG GGGATCGGGTAAAATATAGCTTTTCATCTTCTGGTAGCCTTTATCAGACATCTTCAAG GGGGCCATCTAATGGAAGTCGGGGGAAGGTTGTCTTACTTTTTGATGATAATCCCTTGTCAAAAATTGGTGTAAGATTTGATAAACCCATAACTGATGGAGTTGATCTTGGAGGTGCCTGTGAGGCTGGTCAAGGATTTTTCTGCAACG CAAGTGATCTTCGTTTGGAAAACACTATTGTTGAAGAACTGGACAAATTACTTATTAATACATTGTTTGAG GTTGTGAATAGTGAGAGCAGAAGTACGCCTTTCATTTTGTTCATGAAAGACGCAGAGAAGTCTATAGTAGTTAACGGGGATCCATATTACTTTAAAAGTAAGCTTGAAAAGCTTCCTGACAACGTGGTCGTAATAGGTGCACACACGCACACTGACAGCCGAAAGGAGAAG TCACATCCTGGAGGTTTGCTTTTTACAAAGTTTGGGAGCAATCAGACTGCGCTACTTGACTTGGCTTTCCCT GATAGTTTTGGAAGATTACATGACAGAGGCAAAGAAGTACCTAAACCAAACAAAACTTTGACTAAGCTTTTCCCAAATAAAGTTACAATTCATATGCCACAG gatgAGGCACTTTTAGCATCTTGGAAGCAGCAACTTGATCGAGACGTTGAGACTCtcaaaatcaaaggaaatttGCATCAATTGCGCTCT GTTTTGAGCCGTTGTGGGATGGAGTGTGAAGGACTTGAGACCGTGTGCATTAAGGATCAGACACTTACAAATGAAA ATGCAGAAAAGATAGTTGGTTGGGCTTTGAGCCATCACCTCATGCAGAATTCTGAAGCTGATCCTGATGCAAAGCTTGTTCTATCTTGTGAGAG CATCCAGTATGGTATTGGGATCTTACAGTCTATCCAAAATGAGTCAAAGAGCCTAAAGAAGTCTCTTAAG GACATTGTAACAGAAAACGAGTTTGAAAAGAGGCTTTTAGCCGATGTTATTCCACCTAGTGACATTGGTGTTACTTTTGATGATATTGGAGCTCTTGAAAATGTCAAGGATACGCTGAAGGAGTTAGTGATGCTTCCTTTACAAAGGCCTGAGCTCTTTTGCAAGGGGCAATTAACCAAG CCGTGCAAGGGCATCTTATTATTTGGGCCCCCTGGAACAGGTAAGACAATGCTTGCAAAGGCAGTTGCTACTGAAGCTGGTGCAAACTTCATCAACATTTCCATGTCAAGCATCACATCCAAG TGGTTTGGTGAGGGTGAGAAATATGTAAAAGCTGTTTTCTCCCTGGCAAGTAAAATTGCACCTAGTGTTATATTTGTTGATGAG GTTGATAGCATGTTGGGCCGAAGGGAAAATCCTGGGGAGCATGAGGCCATgcgaaaaatgaaaaatgaatttaTGGTGAACTGGGATGGCTTACGTACAAAGGATACCGAGCGAGTTCTTGTGCTTGCAGCCACTAATAGGCCTTTTGACCTTGATGAGGCTGTCATAAGGAGGCTGCCACGAAG ATTAATGGTAAATTTGCCAGATGCTCCTAATAGAGCAAAGATATTGAAAGTTATATTGGCAAAAGAGGACTTGTCTTCCGATATTGATTTTGATGCAATCGCAAATATGACCGAGGGGTATTCCGGAAGTGATCTTAAG AATTTGTGTGTAACTGCTGCGCACCGTCCGATTAAAGAGATATTagaaaaggagaaaaag GAGCATGCTGCTGCTCTGGCAGAGGGTAGACCTGCTCCAGCATTAAGTGGAAGTTCCGATATCAGGTCACTAAACATGGAAGACTTTAAACATGCTCATCAACAG GTATGTGCGAGTGTGTCCTCTGAATCCATAAATATGACTGAGCTTTCGCAATGGAATGATCTATACGGTGAAGGTGGTTCAAGAGTAAAGAAAGCACTTAGTTACTTCATGTGA